In the Chloroflexota bacterium genome, one interval contains:
- a CDS encoding gamma-glutamyltransferase family protein: MGRKGIVASGHYLATQAGMRILQSGGNATDAGVAAGLCLNVLVPYLTNLGGVAPIILYSATDRRVTTVSGLGRWPRAASIEAMKERGRGEIPLGILRSVTPAALDAWVMALSRYGTMSFAQVAAPALELAESGFGVDRSLAMALAMQHKSRAAWTTTWAVFAPNGRTPLPGEVLKQPDLARLLKRLLRAEAASKAKNREGRLQAVRDAFYKGDIAKTMADFAKRQGGFLTRDDLADFAVREEPPCSVDYKGYRVFACGPWCQGPAVPQTLKLLEGIPLAKMGHNSAAYLHHLAEAIKLTYADRERYYGDPDFVKVPMAVLLSDAYAKERRKAINAVRAWPEMPPPGEVSGYGARARPKPAAAPKEPKGDTSYVCAIDKDGNGFSATPSDFIGDVPIVPGLGIVISGRGNQSWLDPAHAGSLQPWKRPRLTPNPGLVLRDGALFMTFGTPGGDQQPQGMVQAFLNIVEFGMTPQAAVEAPRAGSWSFPNSFWPHEYLPGRLSLEGRIPQETRRALAAMGHDVETLRDFAPGFGHVCAIVRDAERGLLHGAADSRFLFTAAAW, translated from the coding sequence ATGGGGCGCAAGGGCATCGTCGCCTCCGGCCACTACCTTGCCACGCAGGCCGGCATGCGCATCCTGCAATCGGGCGGCAACGCCACCGATGCAGGCGTCGCCGCCGGGCTCTGCCTCAACGTTCTTGTCCCCTATCTCACCAACCTCGGGGGTGTCGCGCCCATCATCCTCTATTCCGCCACGGATCGTCGCGTCACCACCGTCAGCGGACTGGGGCGCTGGCCCCGCGCCGCTTCCATCGAGGCGATGAAGGAGCGCGGCAGGGGCGAGATCCCCCTGGGGATATTGCGCTCCGTCACGCCCGCCGCCTTGGATGCTTGGGTCATGGCGCTCAGTCGCTATGGCACCATGAGCTTTGCCCAAGTCGCGGCCCCTGCGCTGGAGCTGGCGGAGAGCGGCTTTGGAGTGGACCGCTCCCTGGCGATGGCTTTGGCCATGCAGCACAAGTCGCGGGCCGCATGGACCACCACCTGGGCCGTCTTCGCGCCTAACGGCAGGACGCCGCTCCCCGGCGAGGTGCTGAAACAGCCCGACCTCGCCCGCTTGCTCAAGAGGCTCCTGCGCGCCGAGGCGGCAAGCAAGGCGAAGAACCGCGAGGGGCGTCTCCAGGCCGTCCGGGACGCCTTTTATAAGGGCGATATCGCCAAGACGATGGCCGATTTCGCTAAGCGCCAAGGCGGCTTCCTCACGCGCGACGACCTAGCCGATTTCGCCGTCCGCGAAGAGCCGCCATGCTCCGTTGACTACAAGGGCTATCGCGTCTTTGCCTGCGGCCCCTGGTGCCAGGGCCCTGCCGTCCCGCAGACGCTGAAGCTCCTGGAAGGCATTCCTCTAGCCAAGATGGGCCACAACAGCGCCGCCTACCTCCATCACCTTGCCGAGGCGATAAAGCTCACCTACGCCGACCGGGAGCGCTACTACGGCGACCCGGACTTCGTGAAGGTGCCGATGGCTGTCCTGCTCAGCGATGCCTATGCCAAGGAGCGCCGCAAGGCCATCAACGCCGTGCGCGCCTGGCCGGAGATGCCGCCTCCCGGCGAGGTGAGCGGCTACGGCGCGCGGGCGCGGCCCAAGCCCGCCGCGGCTCCCAAGGAGCCGAAGGGCGATACCAGCTACGTCTGCGCCATAGACAAGGACGGCAACGGCTTCTCCGCCACGCCCAGCGATTTCATCGGCGATGTGCCTATCGTCCCCGGACTCGGCATCGTCATCTCCGGCCGGGGCAACCAGAGCTGGCTCGACCCGGCGCACGCCGGATCGCTCCAGCCGTGGAAGCGCCCAAGGCTCACGCCCAACCCCGGCCTGGTCCTGCGCGATGGCGCGCTCTTCATGACCTTCGGCACCCCCGGCGGCGATCAACAGCCCCAGGGCATGGTGCAGGCCTTCCTGAACATCGTCGAGTTCGGCATGACGCCCCAGGCCGCTGTGGAGGCGCCCCGCGCGGGCAGCTGGAGCTTCCCCAACTCCTTCTGGCCCCACGAATACCTGCCGGGACGCCTGAGCCTGGAAGGGCGCATCCCGCAGGAGACCCGGCGCGCCCTTGCGGCGATGGGGCATGACGTCGAGACCCTTCGCGATTTCGCCCCCGGCTTTGGCCACGTCTGCGCCATCGTGCGCGATGCCGAGCGCGGCCTCCTCCACGGCGCGGCCGATTCACGCTTCCTTTTCACCGCGGCGGCGTGGTAA
- a CDS encoding DUF2892 domain-containing protein has protein sequence MIENTCRIDRLLRILLGALLLLLSYVVLDGVDALIVGLVAIYPIVTGILGFCWIYARFGVRRCPIHRVEHPRK, from the coding sequence ATGATTGAAAACACTTGCAGGATAGATAGGCTCTTGCGGATCCTCCTCGGGGCGCTCCTGCTGCTCCTCAGCTATGTCGTCCTCGATGGGGTTGATGCGCTCATCGTCGGCCTCGTAGCCATCTACCCCATCGTCACCGGCATCCTGGGCTTCTGCTGGATCTACGCCCGCTTCGGCGTCCGCCGCTGCCCTATCCACCGGGTGGAGCACCCGCGTAAATAG
- a CDS encoding nucleotidyltransferase family protein — MTTAPAARISVVLLAAGESSRMAQPKQSLLWQGVPLLRYQVEQLLATTAQEIVVVLGFKAGEFAAILKQVNPGGRAKLALNPNYRYGKTTSIKIGVENVSEEATDIVILAVDQPRPAAVYQRLFDAHVQGKNLITVPAYQGKHGHPPVFDASLAQELGQMTEEKQGVREVIERHRDGLRAVEFDTPAVLTNLNTPEDYQQALKQFGQKA; from the coding sequence GTGACCACCGCACCGGCCGCCCGCATCTCCGTTGTCCTCCTCGCCGCGGGGGAGTCGTCGCGGATGGCCCAGCCAAAGCAGTCGCTCCTGTGGCAGGGCGTGCCGCTGCTGCGCTACCAGGTGGAGCAGCTGCTGGCGACGACGGCCCAGGAGATCGTGGTTGTCCTGGGCTTCAAGGCAGGCGAGTTCGCCGCCATCCTCAAGCAGGTAAACCCGGGCGGACGCGCGAAGCTGGCGCTGAACCCCAACTACCGCTATGGCAAGACCACTTCCATCAAGATCGGCGTGGAGAATGTCTCGGAAGAGGCCACGGACATCGTCATCCTGGCGGTGGACCAGCCGCGCCCAGCCGCCGTCTATCAACGGCTCTTCGATGCCCACGTCCAGGGCAAGAACCTCATCACTGTGCCTGCCTACCAAGGCAAGCACGGCCACCCGCCGGTCTTCGACGCCTCGCTGGCGCAGGAGCTGGGCCAAATGACGGAGGAGAAGCAGGGCGTGCGCGAGGTCATCGAGCGGCACAGGGACGGCCTGCGCGCCGTGGAGTTCGATACGCCCGCCGTTCTGACGAACCTGAACACGCCGGAAGACTACCAGCAGGCCCTCAAGCAGTTCGGGCAGAAGGCGTAG
- a CDS encoding HAD family hydrolase has protein sequence MKRQGFQHIFLDFDRTLNDSDLVYERNLEGFFGLSGSDVLKQWGAVHRLVVKERPPKDHENLSLHFELLLERVKAKGKGGAKRELQRRIKAAQEECWHATALFEESLPFLGRLHGLGYTLHIATGDYAKTKAKAIERQAGRRLFAMTFDEETLGVGKGRRAYFDRALGKLGVAPANVSIVGDSLRNDIAPGLEVGLATVWVRRKNEANKGRVKPHLTVKALVEAEGWF, from the coding sequence ATGAAACGCCAAGGCTTCCAGCACATCTTCCTGGACTTCGACCGGACGCTCAACGACTCGGACCTGGTCTACGAGCGCAACCTGGAGGGCTTTTTTGGCCTTTCCGGGAGCGACGTGCTGAAGCAGTGGGGCGCCGTCCACCGGCTGGTGGTGAAGGAGCGCCCGCCGAAGGACCATGAGAACCTCTCCCTCCACTTCGAGCTGCTGCTGGAGCGGGTGAAGGCGAAGGGCAAGGGCGGCGCGAAGCGGGAGCTCCAGCGGCGCATCAAGGCGGCGCAGGAGGAGTGCTGGCACGCGACGGCGCTTTTTGAAGAGTCGCTGCCGTTCCTTGGGCGGCTCCACGGCCTGGGCTATACGCTGCACATCGCCACCGGAGACTACGCGAAGACGAAGGCCAAGGCCATCGAGCGGCAGGCGGGGAGGCGGCTCTTCGCAATGACGTTCGATGAGGAGACGCTGGGCGTAGGCAAGGGCAGGCGCGCCTACTTCGATAGGGCGCTGGGGAAGCTGGGCGTGGCGCCGGCGAACGTGTCCATCGTGGGCGATAGCCTGCGGAACGATATCGCGCCCGGGCTGGAAGTGGGCCTGGCGACGGTGTGGGTGCGGCGGAAGAACGAGGCGAACAAGGGCAGGGTGAAGCCGCACCTGACGGTGAAGGCGCTGGTAGAGGCGGAGGGATGGTTTTAG
- a CDS encoding MFS transporter translates to MQRPHSRIRTLFGQRDFRLLVTSNILTQLGQWTQQVGRGWLIYELSHSAFQLGLVSFFSGAAMFLAAPIGGVLSDRLDRRKVVLATQLSLAITAITLAILVETNAVRFWHLYVTAIATGVSVSVNGPTRNAMVHDLVEPENLTSAVTVNSLSMNAMRVLGPAMGGVLIGFLGTESTFWLQAGCCILAMTQVAQIGRRQKAPEPSKTGVLKSLTGSIADGLTYIRRDPFLWPLMVIAFITGLLGLGFLQLMPAYVGEVLDSDNPRKLGSLLMAEGIGAVLGAFFATVTSGIQKRGRMLLILVAVYGVCLALLGLISNFFGAMAMLLALGGLASLMLTNNNVLIQLYVSEQYRGRVFSIYFMNFSLAPLGTLVAGSLTKAVSLQTTFIILGALVTLAAVVIGGRYPRLRTG, encoded by the coding sequence ATGCAGCGCCCTCACAGCCGTATCCGCACCTTATTCGGCCAGCGCGACTTTCGCCTGCTGGTGACGAGCAACATCCTCACACAGCTCGGCCAGTGGACCCAGCAGGTGGGGCGCGGCTGGCTCATCTACGAGCTCTCCCACTCGGCCTTCCAACTGGGGCTCGTCTCCTTCTTCTCCGGCGCGGCGATGTTCCTTGCCGCGCCCATCGGCGGCGTCCTTTCGGACCGCCTGGACAGGCGGAAGGTCGTCCTGGCGACGCAGCTGAGCTTGGCGATCACGGCGATCACCCTCGCCATCCTCGTCGAGACCAACGCGGTGCGCTTCTGGCACCTCTATGTGACCGCCATCGCCACGGGCGTCAGCGTCTCCGTCAACGGGCCGACGCGCAACGCCATGGTGCACGACCTTGTGGAGCCGGAGAACCTAACGAGCGCGGTGACGGTGAACTCTTTGAGCATGAACGCCATGCGGGTCCTTGGCCCGGCGATGGGCGGCGTGCTCATCGGCTTTTTGGGGACCGAGAGCACCTTCTGGCTGCAGGCAGGCTGCTGCATCCTGGCTATGACGCAGGTGGCGCAGATCGGCCGCCGGCAAAAGGCCCCGGAGCCCTCCAAGACCGGCGTCCTCAAGAGCCTGACGGGCAGCATCGCGGACGGCCTCACCTATATCCGGCGCGACCCTTTCCTCTGGCCGCTCATGGTCATCGCCTTCATCACAGGCCTGCTGGGCTTGGGCTTCCTCCAGCTCATGCCCGCCTACGTGGGCGAGGTGCTCGATTCGGACAACCCGAGGAAGCTCGGCTCGCTCTTGATGGCGGAGGGGATCGGCGCGGTTCTGGGCGCCTTTTTCGCAACCGTCACCAGCGGCATCCAGAAGCGGGGACGCATGCTCCTCATCCTCGTCGCGGTCTATGGCGTCTGCCTGGCCCTCCTTGGGCTCATCAGCAACTTCTTCGGAGCTATGGCGATGCTGTTGGCCTTGGGCGGCCTGGCCTCCCTGATGCTGACGAACAACAACGTGCTTATCCAGCTCTACGTCTCCGAGCAGTATCGCGGGCGCGTCTTCTCCATCTACTTCATGAACTTCAGCCTTGCGCCTCTAGGGACGCTCGTCGCCGGCTCCCTCACCAAGGCGGTCTCCCTGCAGACGACCTTTATCATCTTGGGAGCCTTGGTGACCTTGGCGGCGGTGGTGATCGGCGGGCGCTACCCGCGATTGCGCACCGGCTGA
- a CDS encoding XdhC family protein — MQSIFAEAHKLLAKGEHFILATVVRTKGSTPQKPGAKLLVRKDGTAVGTLGGGCVEAEVWAEAKNVLAERKGAQVKRFLLNEDIASRDGLVCGGNMDIMVDPVFDQPALRPLMQEILDAYDGKGDRAMATLAEASKSTGPIGAKLFIRADGSTIGTLGSAALDRRAMETALTLMPKGREQWVETEDGARAYVEAFTTPPTVVIAGGGHVGKAVYTVARFLGFRVIIVDDRPQFANTERFPEADRIVVDDFDTGLRELKMTPNCYVIVATRGHKLDDLALIEAAKSRAGYVGLLGSKRKAILIFRDLVREGIPEERIREIRAPVGLDLGGRSPEEIAVSIMAEILSVKHQRDARAMTMDGKVVDQAKQLAAKVAKAKVVARS; from the coding sequence ATGCAGTCCATCTTTGCAGAAGCCCATAAGCTCCTCGCCAAAGGGGAGCACTTCATCCTGGCAACCGTCGTGCGCACCAAGGGCTCGACGCCGCAAAAGCCCGGGGCCAAGCTCCTTGTCCGCAAGGACGGGACGGCCGTCGGCACCCTGGGCGGCGGCTGTGTGGAGGCGGAGGTCTGGGCGGAGGCCAAGAACGTCCTGGCCGAGCGCAAGGGGGCGCAGGTCAAGCGCTTCCTGCTGAACGAAGACATCGCCTCCCGCGACGGCCTGGTCTGCGGCGGCAACATGGATATCATGGTGGACCCGGTCTTCGATCAGCCTGCCCTGCGGCCGCTGATGCAGGAGATCCTGGACGCCTATGATGGCAAGGGCGACCGCGCCATGGCGACGCTCGCTGAGGCGAGCAAGTCCACCGGCCCCATCGGGGCCAAGCTCTTCATCCGGGCCGACGGCTCAACCATCGGCACCCTGGGCAGCGCCGCGCTGGACCGGCGCGCCATGGAGACGGCGCTGACCCTCATGCCCAAGGGGCGCGAGCAGTGGGTCGAGACGGAGGACGGCGCACGGGCCTACGTGGAGGCCTTCACCACGCCGCCCACGGTCGTCATCGCGGGCGGCGGGCACGTCGGCAAGGCCGTCTACACCGTGGCGCGCTTCCTGGGCTTCCGCGTCATCATCGTGGACGACCGCCCGCAGTTCGCCAACACGGAACGCTTCCCGGAGGCCGACAGGATCGTGGTGGACGACTTCGATACGGGCCTCCGCGAGCTGAAGATGACCCCCAACTGCTATGTCATCGTCGCCACGCGCGGCCACAAGCTGGACGACCTGGCGCTCATCGAAGCGGCAAAGTCCCGCGCGGGCTATGTGGGCCTGCTGGGCAGCAAGCGCAAGGCCATCCTTATCTTCCGCGACCTGGTGCGCGAAGGCATCCCGGAAGAGCGCATCCGCGAGATCCGCGCCCCCGTGGGGCTGGACCTGGGCGGGCGCTCGCCCGAAGAGATCGCCGTGAGCATCATGGCGGAGATCCTCTCCGTGAAGCACCAGCGGGACGCGCGGGCGATGACGATGGACGGCAAGGTGGTTGACCAGGCGAAGCAGCTTGCTGCGAAGGTCGCGAAGGCGAAGGTCGTGGCGCGCTCGTGA
- the sfsA gene encoding DNA/RNA nuclease SfsA has translation MLLPPLIPGLFLERPNRFIAIVDAQGERLRVHVADTGRMRELLVPGRTVYIAGKAGGMRKTAYDLQLVRMPQSLVSCDSRLPRALFAEALAAGRLPPFAAYRTLRPEVAYGHSRLDAMLTGPSGRCYVELKSATLVVRGKAIFPDAPTERGRRHVETLIQAKREGHQAAAVFIVQRSDATSFGPNDATDPDFGRLLRKAHRAGVQVHAFACAVTIKEMRLAKSLPVRL, from the coding sequence ATGCTCCTTCCACCGCTGATTCCCGGCCTCTTCCTTGAACGTCCCAACCGCTTCATCGCCATCGTTGATGCGCAGGGCGAGCGATTGCGCGTCCACGTGGCCGATACTGGGCGCATGCGCGAGCTGCTGGTGCCGGGGCGCACCGTCTATATCGCCGGCAAGGCGGGAGGGATGCGCAAGACGGCCTACGACCTCCAGCTTGTCCGCATGCCCCAAAGCCTCGTCTCCTGCGATTCGCGGCTCCCCCGCGCCCTCTTCGCTGAGGCCCTTGCCGCAGGGCGGTTGCCTCCCTTCGCCGCCTACCGCACCCTCCGGCCGGAGGTCGCCTACGGCCACAGCCGCCTGGACGCCATGCTCACCGGGCCGAGCGGGCGCTGCTACGTGGAGCTGAAATCGGCCACCCTTGTGGTGAGGGGCAAAGCCATCTTTCCGGACGCCCCCACAGAGCGCGGGCGGCGTCATGTGGAGACGCTTATCCAGGCCAAGCGCGAGGGGCACCAGGCCGCCGCCGTCTTCATCGTCCAGCGCTCGGACGCGACAAGCTTCGGCCCCAACGATGCCACCGACCCGGACTTTGGGCGCCTCCTTCGCAAAGCCCACAGAGCCGGGGTTCAGGTCCACGCCTTCGCCTGCGCCGTGACCATCAAGGAGATGAGGCTGGCAAAGAGTCTCCCGGTCCGCCTCTGA
- a CDS encoding DUF998 domain-containing protein, whose amino-acid sequence MRLSSKRLLRCGLIAPPLYVAFVFAATLARGDYSSIGVTLSHLGDIEARHAWVFNTGIAVYGALVAAFAAGVYGAYRETGKVSPSLFFSPTEGEKRNSYLARGRGLAIAAPLALYGAANIAIGAFKVDVLEAGGDHGAEHAIHIAAARAAYVLAIIAMAGAAYALAGKRRLRLFSLIAVVSMVVFGILFSMESVKSKIGLWQRGFIGTAVLWVEALAVAMHRAEQRERLTGLRRQA is encoded by the coding sequence ATGCGCCTCTCCAGCAAACGCCTCCTGCGCTGCGGGCTCATCGCGCCGCCTCTCTATGTCGCCTTCGTCTTCGCCGCTACGCTCGCCAGGGGCGACTATAGCTCCATCGGCGTGACGCTGAGCCACCTTGGCGACATCGAAGCGCGGCATGCCTGGGTCTTTAACACCGGCATCGCGGTCTACGGCGCGCTGGTAGCGGCCTTTGCGGCAGGCGTCTACGGCGCTTACAGAGAGACAGGAAAAGTTTCCCCCTCTCTTTTCTTCTCTCCCACCGAGGGAGAGAAGAGAAACAGCTATCTTGCACGCGGCAGAGGTCTGGCCATTGCCGCGCCGCTGGCGCTCTACGGCGCGGCAAACATCGCCATCGGCGCGTTCAAGGTGGATGTGTTGGAGGCGGGCGGCGACCACGGCGCGGAGCACGCCATCCACATCGCGGCGGCGCGGGCGGCCTATGTGCTTGCCATCATCGCGATGGCGGGCGCGGCCTACGCCCTCGCGGGAAAGAGGCGGCTGCGCCTCTTTTCGCTCATCGCCGTGGTGAGTATGGTCGTCTTCGGAATACTCTTCTCGATGGAATCCGTCAAATCGAAGATCGGCCTGTGGCAGAGGGGATTCATCGGCACGGCGGTGCTGTGGGTGGAGGCGCTGGCTGTGGCGATGCATCGTGCGGAACAGAGGGAACGTTTGACCGGTCTTCGCAGGCAGGCGTAG
- a CDS encoding DUF998 domain-containing protein, whose amino-acid sequence MGKVLGKRRRYFILGGIAGPVVFALLIIAADLLHPEFDFTAQAVSQLGGQDARYGWVFNTGAITYGLLLIALAWGLGAAIGDGRKMLLLAGPLAIYGMATMLVGVLEANPGLSYAPPNLRDMVHDSSARAALAAAGMAMLMARYTMGGHFKFGWFSRCAFAAATTFGLFYLLNIKHEWNGLWERLFVAVLLLWVEVLSIFLWILAERRARQPPYNGA is encoded by the coding sequence GTGGGAAAGGTGCTTGGCAAGCGGCGGCGGTACTTCATCCTTGGCGGCATCGCGGGGCCCGTCGTCTTTGCGCTCCTCATCATCGCCGCCGATCTCCTGCACCCGGAGTTCGATTTCACGGCCCAAGCCGTGAGCCAGCTCGGCGGGCAGGACGCGCGCTACGGCTGGGTCTTCAACACCGGGGCGATCACTTACGGCCTGCTGCTCATCGCGCTGGCCTGGGGCCTGGGCGCCGCCATAGGCGATGGGCGCAAGATGCTCTTGCTGGCGGGGCCCCTCGCCATCTACGGCATGGCGACGATGCTCGTCGGCGTGCTGGAGGCCAACCCCGGCCTCAGCTACGCGCCGCCGAACCTGCGCGACATGGTGCACGATAGCTCTGCGCGGGCGGCCCTGGCGGCAGCGGGGATGGCGATGCTGATGGCGCGCTACACCATGGGCGGGCACTTCAAGTTCGGCTGGTTCTCCCGATGCGCTTTCGCGGCGGCCACGACCTTCGGCCTGTTCTATCTGCTGAACATCAAGCACGAGTGGAACGGTCTCTGGGAGCGGCTCTTTGTCGCCGTCCTCCTTCTGTGGGTAGAGGTCCTCTCCATCTTTCTCTGGATCCTTGCCGAGCGCCGCGCCCGACAGCCTCCGTATAATGGGGCCTGA